One genomic segment of Methanomassiliicoccus sp. includes these proteins:
- a CDS encoding homocysteine biosynthesis protein: MSKSYEEINSKIDSGDAVVLTAEELKAAVQEHGVERTAKEVDVVTTGTFGAMCSSGAFINFGHAEPPIKMTKVWLNDVPAYTGLAAVDAYIGATELRDGDGMEYGGAKVIEELVSGKPVKLRATAYGTDCYPRKSIETYISLRTVNQAFLFNPRNMYQNYAVATNSSDDLLYTYMGKLLPRHGNATFCSAGQLSPLLNDPKLRTIGLGTRIFLGGGVGYVSWEGTQFKTNVPEKNGVPAAAARALAVIGDLKQMSPDYVRGLYFHKYGWSLGLGIGVPIPALDEDIVRSLSITDDKIFAPVLDYAVRSRARKPMKEVSYAQLRSGSIDINGKEVRTSSLSSYRKALDITKELKKWIQDKRFHLSRPVEPFPAEQVQRPLEINSRTEA, translated from the coding sequence ATGAGCAAGAGCTACGAGGAGATCAACTCGAAGATCGATTCCGGAGATGCGGTCGTGCTCACAGCAGAGGAGCTCAAGGCCGCCGTCCAGGAACATGGTGTTGAAAGGACGGCAAAGGAGGTGGACGTAGTAACCACGGGCACCTTCGGCGCCATGTGCTCCTCGGGCGCTTTCATCAACTTCGGGCATGCCGAGCCGCCGATCAAGATGACCAAGGTATGGTTGAACGACGTGCCCGCCTACACCGGCCTGGCCGCGGTGGACGCTTACATCGGGGCGACGGAGCTAAGGGATGGCGACGGGATGGAGTACGGCGGGGCCAAGGTCATCGAGGAGCTGGTCTCCGGTAAACCCGTTAAGCTCCGGGCGACTGCCTATGGCACCGATTGCTATCCGCGCAAGAGCATCGAGACCTACATCTCCCTGAGAACGGTCAACCAGGCTTTTCTCTTCAATCCGAGGAACATGTATCAGAACTACGCAGTGGCCACCAATTCCTCGGACGACCTCCTCTATACGTACATGGGCAAGCTACTGCCCCGGCATGGCAACGCCACCTTCTGCAGCGCCGGGCAGTTGTCCCCGCTGCTCAACGATCCTAAGCTGAGGACCATCGGTCTGGGGACCAGGATATTTCTCGGCGGAGGCGTGGGATACGTATCGTGGGAGGGAACGCAGTTCAAGACCAATGTGCCGGAGAAGAATGGGGTGCCGGCGGCAGCGGCGCGCGCATTGGCGGTTATCGGTGACCTCAAACAGATGTCTCCCGACTACGTTCGGGGGCTATACTTTCATAAGTACGGCTGGTCCCTGGGCCTCGGCATAGGGGTTCCCATACCAGCCCTGGACGAGGATATCGTGCGCTCGTTATCCATCACTGATGACAAGATCTTCGCTCCAGTCCTGGACTACGCAGTGCGCTCCCGTGCCCGCAAGCCGATGAAGGAGGTCAGCTATGCCCAGCTGCGCAGCGGGTCCATCGACATCAACGGCAAGGAGGTCCGCACCTCGTCCCTGTCCTCGTACCGTAAGGCCCTGGACATCACCAAGGAGCTGAAGAAGTGGATTCAGGATAAGCGGTTCCATCTCTCCCGCCCGGTCGAGCCGTTCCCCGCGGAGCAGGTGCAGCGCCCTCTCGAGATCAACTCCCGCACGGAGGCTTGA
- a CDS encoding 4Fe-4S binding protein, with product MAEKKLILTFSPDQVDSPLTFRMAKDYDLDISILRAEVNERGGKLILSLKGTEDSILKAIAFLEDNKVQVGEVARFVIRDESRCTDCSMCISICPVRAYKLNKASWKVQFEQERCIACGMCVDACPAMALECGNHLTQTV from the coding sequence ATGGCCGAGAAGAAACTCATCCTGACCTTTTCGCCTGACCAGGTGGACTCCCCCCTCACCTTCCGCATGGCCAAGGACTACGATCTGGACATCAGCATCCTGAGGGCCGAGGTGAACGAGCGAGGAGGGAAGCTCATCCTCTCCCTGAAGGGCACCGAGGACAGCATACTCAAGGCCATCGCCTTCCTGGAGGACAACAAGGTTCAGGTGGGCGAGGTCGCCCGGTTCGTGATCCGGGACGAATCAAGGTGCACCGACTGTTCGATGTGCATCTCCATCTGCCCGGTGCGGGCCTACAAGCTGAACAAGGCGAGCTGGAAGGTGCAGTTCGAGCAGGAGCGCTGCATCGCTTGCGGGATGTGCGTGGATGCCTGCCCGGCCATGGCCCTGGAGTGCGGCAACCACCTCACCCAAACGGTATGA